One Hyperolius riggenbachi isolate aHypRig1 chromosome 12, aHypRig1.pri, whole genome shotgun sequence genomic window, catttttcggtaagcgtgccgcacaacgtgcccctcatATTTTtgacacgctagctgcagtgtgctgaattctgctgcctacagcatgtacagtatacgctgttctctagtgcctgcactgtgtgctgatctacctccagtgtgtacagtgtgttactctgcgcctttactgattgtaaaccagctgtggtgtatgctgatccctgctactttcagtatgtaaagtattagctgtaaagcctagtacacacatacaaatttgattagccaattttagctctgttcatcaaactcATTGTCTGCTGgctcacttactgcatggggtggtaaaattggtcagtgattgaccaattaaaattgtatgtgcatatacatctttgatctacgcctatactgattgtaaattatctaaataaaggacagggggctccatccagtatttcgatgggcaggcccgttatctgtagcttacaccgctgctaaggtaatgtaTTTCtgaccccacccatggccacacccactcactgcatggccacgcccatttcttgCCACGGCATGCTGCTTatacccccacctagtgcccacaggtgcccctgatctccaaggaccctaggaacgcccctggtttgACACCCCTCATCTAAATAATTAGACGGTATGGACTGAATTATAAATCTTTAGTAGAGGAAACCACTCATATACACCATACTGTTATATGTGTATTTAGCTCTGTGACTGTAGTTCTACTTTGAAGTCCGTCTTCAGGCACAGATCTAAAACGCCAACTAACAGCTGTCTACTCAGATCTCTCAGATGTTACTTTGAAATGAGGCACCAGCAGCTGAAAACCCCTACATGAAATTATGATGACATAACCAGAAGCAATAGTACAGGGGCTGTGCTCTGTGGGGGTGACTGCTGTTGCTACTCGGATTGCATAATTGTGCAGTTCAAACTGCATGAAGGAGGGCATAGCCTGTGAAAACACCTACATTCTCtggtgccgccataggcacctATAGAAATATTAGCATTGAGCCGTAAATTGGGCACCCAAATTAAGGCTCAACGCCGATATTTCTACAGGCGCCCAAAATTCCAGCGCTAGCAGGCACCCTAATTGCCTGCTTTGCCCCCCCCCAGGTTgggcccagaaaaatctggtccctGTACCTAAACAAATCAAGGGAACATTCGTGCATGGACTTGGgcatttcaatgtatttattgtcTCATTCTGAGAAGATGTGCAGAGAATACAACAATGCAGATTAGCAGTATTTCATAAGCTCGGTCATGGTGCAGCCTCTGTGGCAGCAGTCATCAGCTTGTCCAGCGCTCCTCTTCATCCGCAGGCTCAGGCCTTGCTCATCCTCTCCCATCAGGGAGTCGTACTGGGCTCCCTGCAGCTGATCCATGGTAGGGTCATTCTTCAGCAGGACGGGATATGGAGGGTTGGCTGCTCTGTGGCTGTCGGCATACACTGAATTCAGGTGGTCTGGGATCTCCAAGGATGAAGCTCTGTTCAGCCAGTCCAACAAATCACCTACAATGAAATCAATACTTTTACACTCTGTTCTTAGGCTTGTCTCTACTCTACATCATTTTCCTTAGTGGGCTTATCTCCCCAAGGGGACTCCAATACTACTAGTACTCTGGTTATCTGATTATGCCCAGGTTAATCTGTCTACTCTTGATTTGTCCCAGGGGCAAgactagaggggaggagagggtggCATCTACTAACCATCCCATCGTCcggtacaggggactatactccagatcaggtggttttgttgctacacttgttatgggtgtggagatcctgatggccacacttgttttatgaccccatgtgagatgggcccccaggtagTAAGGGGCACCAATGGGGCAAgggaacatgggggggggggggcatcaaagttttgctgggggccccatgaattgtagttaagcCACTGATCTGTCCTGTCCCATTCTAGCTGTTATTTAACACTGCTCTTCTTGCATGAGAGGCACAGAAAGCATGAAGTAAACCTTGCacgagaaaaaaaagtttttgcgtGAGACTGCACACTGAATGCACATACACCTATTGGCTCATCAGTGCAGCTCCTATGCTGTTGTGAAAGGCTGATCAATTGGTATGTGTACTGCCTGTTTACACTAAAGCAGACTGGAGGGTTTTATAATGAATCTGaagtgagttaaaaaaaaaaaagtttgatacctatgtagagggaagcatgtggatagtccagaggctaggAGGATACTTCTGATGTCTCGCCTCCACCGCTGCCGCACACAGACTCCCTGAACATATCCCATAGGAGTTTGTCTGCTGGCCATGCTCCTTTCCGTGTATGAGTAgaccatactgcacctgcgtgagtacCGCCATGCTTGCACAGAAAACCAAAGCCGCTTGTCCATaagcagcttcatgctactgcacaggtgccgcCGTACTCTCGCAGAGGGTCTCAGGCAGTGGCCAGGgatggatttaagccaaggccacataggccatggcctagggcacctcaGTATCAAGGGCGGGTGAGCAGCAGGCTATACAGGAGGgagagggtcacctggctacctatactggagggattagggtcatcaggctatctatacggaaGGGGGGAGGGTCACCTGGCTTCTTATAAtagagggaagagggaggggtcatcaggctacctatactggagggaaggggggtcatcaggctatctaaactggagggggaGGGATACCTGccatctatactggagggggagagtcgactggctgcctatactagagtGTAGGGTcaataggctacctatactggagggagggagaagggtcatcaggctgcctatactggaggggggcggctgctgacagtggccttgggcagtaaagagttcaaatccggccctggcagaggcagaggggtcgaggaggatgtgGGAGGCTTCAAGAGATCAcactaaaagtggccacacaccatacagttttttaaatatctgttcaatccaAGAATAGCAGTCAATttatctgactgattgtaacaattcaaaaatctgaccaatctgACCTATGTTTAATTATTCCCcagtcatgaataaaataattgaaagctcagtaaAAATTGATTgaatctgtacatcaagtaattgacaatccatcacacaccatacaattcttgataaagttggtctgaaatttccaacatgtccaatctccaaaaatcgaaaataaagggaaatccgattggatttctcgATTAAAAACAAAGAGAAGCTCTcgatttttttgggacaaccaATCGAATTGGtggaaaattggatcttttaattgtatgatgtgtggccaccttaaaggtgaccacaca contains:
- the LOC137540881 gene encoding insulin-like 3; this translates as MSPCLNFSVLLVAFIISGWTEGAEVSDVGIKLCGRNLMRTLVTSCGGSRWKRYSPEPGQERASPYRDLLDWLNRASSLEIPDHLNSVYADSHRAANPPYPVLLKNDPTMDQLQGAQYDSLMGEDEQGLSLRMKRSAGQADDCCHRGCTMTELMKYC